Within Deinococcus actinosclerus, the genomic segment CCCTGTACGGCGACCTGCCGGTGCGCGAGCAGGCCCGCGCGCTGCGCCCCGACCCGGACGGGCGGCGCAAGGTGGTCCTGGCGACCAGCATCGCGGAGACGTCCCTGACCATCGACGGCGTGCGCGTCGTGGTGGACGGCGGCCTGAGCCGCACGCAGGCGTTCGACCCGGCGACCGGCCTGACCCGCATGGTCACCGGCCGCGTCACGCGCGACGCCGCCACGCAGCGCGCGGGCCGCGCGGGCCGCACCGCGCCGGGCGTCGCGTACCGCCTCTGGAGCGAACGGACCCAGCCGCTGCTACCCGCCGCCCGCGCGCCGGAGGTGCTGGACTCGGACCTCGCGCCGCTGACGCTGGAACTCGCGCAGTGGGGCGTGACCGACCCCGCGACCCTCCACTGGCTGGACGTCCCGCCGGAACGCCGCGTGCAGACCGCGCGGGACGTGCTGCAAGGGCTGGGCGCCCTGGACGACGCGGGCCGGGTGACGCCGGAGGGCGCGCGCCTGCTGGACTTCCCCACGCACCCGCGCGTGTCGCACCTGCTGACCACGCCGGGCGACCCCGCGCTGGCGGCGGACGTGGCGGCGCTGCTGGAGGAACGCGACCCGCTCCCCAACGGCTCCGGCGCGGACCTCACCGACCGGGCGCGTGCCCTGCGCGCCTGGAGGCGAAAAGATCACAGCGGGGGAGACGTCGCCGTGCTGGAGCGGGTGGAGCGGCTCTCGCGCCAGTGGCGCACCCTCCTGAAGGTCCGCCCCGACGACCGCGACCCAGACCCGTTCGCGGTGGGGGCGCTGGTGGCCCGCGCGTACCCGGAACGCGCCGCGCTGGCCCGCGAGGAGACCAGCGGCCTGCGCCGGGGGCGCTTCCTGCTCGCGGGCGGTCAGGGCGCCGCGCTGCCCGAGGGGGACGCCCTGGCCGGAGCGCGCGCGCTGGCCGTCGCGCACCTCGACGCCGCGCAGGCCGAGGGCCGCATCTTCCTGGCCGCCCCGCTCGACCCGGCCGCGCTGGACGCCGGGGCCGCGTGGGTGGATGCCGTGCGCTGGGACGCCCGCACCGGCACCCTCGTCGCGCAGCGGGAACGGCGCTTCGGCGCGCTGGTGCTCGAAACGCGGCCCCTGCGGGACCTGCCGGCCGCCGCCCGCGTGGACGCCCTGGCCGCCGCGATCCGCGACGAGGGCCTGCACCTTCTGACCTTCAGCCCGGACGCGCAGGCGCTGCGCGACCGCGTGGAGTCCGTGCGCGCGTGGCGATCACCGTCAGCGGGCAGCACGGAAGACTGGCCGGACCTGAGCGACGCCGCGCTGCTCGGCACGCTGGAGCACTGGCTCGGCCCGCACCTGGACGGCGTGCGCAGCCGTGACGACCTCGCGCGCGTGAACCTCCTCCCGGCCCTCCAGGCCCGGCTGCCCTGGCCGCTCCCTGCCCGGCTGGACGAGCTGGCCCCCACGCACCTGACCGTGCCCACCGGCAGCCGCGTCCGCCTGACCTACCGCCCCGGCGAGGCACCCATCCTGGCCGTGAAGCTCCAGGAACTGTTCGGACTGGCCGACACGCCCAGCGTGAACGAGGGCCGCACGCCCGTCCTGCTGCACCTGCTCTCGCCCGCCGGGCGACCCGTGCAGGTCACGCAGGACCTGAGGTCGTTCTGGAACTCCTCGTACTTCGAGGTGCGCAAGGACCTGCGCGGCCGCTACCCCAAACACCCCTGGCCCGACGATCCCTGGACCCACGCCCCCATGAAGGGCACGAAGAAACGCGGCGTGTGATCCGGAGTCCGTCTGGGTCATGGGCAACCCGGGCGCGCGCCAGGGCGTCCACTCCGCCGGAGGTCGCGTGATGGGCGCGCGCCGGGACGCCCTGATCGCCGCGCTGTACGGCCCGGTCGGCTGGCCCCGCGCCCGGCGGGTCGTGGAGCGGCTGCGGGTGCACCTGCCGCCCGGCGGGTCGCTGCTGGACCTGGGAGCGGGCACCGGGCACACCGGGGTCCTCCTGGCCCGTCAGGGCTGGGCGGTGACGCTGGCGGACGCGCCGCCCCACCCGGGCGCGTGGGGGCAGCGGCTGATCGCGCAGCCGGCGGCCCGGCACCTCGCGCGGCAGGCCGGGCTGAGGCGGGTGCTCACGCCGGGGCCGCTGCCGTTCCCGGACGCCCACTTCGACACGGTGCTGCTGGCGTTCGTGCTGCACCACTGCCCCGACCCGCCCGGCGTCCTGCGCGAGGCGGCCCGCGTGGCCCGGCGGCGCGTCCTCGTGCTCGAGGACGTGACCGGGGACGGCCAGCGGCCCGGCCGTCTGGCGCGCGTCCTGGACGCCCTGGTGAACCTGGAAGCCGGGCATCCCCACGCGCAGCGCAGCGACGCGGACTGGCTGCGGCTCTTCGGGGCGCTGCACCTGACCGTCCACGCCCGGGAACGCTGGACCTCGCGGGAAATCGGTGTGCCCACCGGCCACGTCCTGTACGATCTGCGGCCAGCCGGCCCGTGATGGGGGTGCCCTGCCCCCGACGCCTGCTCACCTGAGGCGACTCCCGGGGCGGCGCGCTGCCATGCTGCCTGTCATGCGCCGCGCCGTTCCCGCCTGTGCCCTGAGCCTGCTCGCCCTGACCGGAGCGTCCCAGGCCGCCGACTACTCGAAGGCGGTCTGGAGCGTCGCCTCGGGGCAGTCGGGGCAGACCCCCCTGATGGACACGAACGTGATGGGCGAGATGGTCATGCGCGCCTGGGTCACGCCGCGCGGCGTGCCGGTGCAGGGGCTGATGTTCATCTACATGCCGAAGCTCAGCACCAACCACTGGGCGGTCATGCTGGTCGAACCGCAGGGGCAGCCCGGTGAGTTCTTCGGCGCGCGCAGCCTGAAATTCGTGCGGGCCGCGAAAAAGGACGGTCAGACGGCCAACCTGTACACGCTCGGGGACGGCATGTTCAAAGGCCTGTACCTGATGGACGGCAAGGTGAAGGACAAGCGCGGCCAGATGATGCACTTCCTGATGCTGCTCACGCCGCAGATGGCGCAGCAGGAACCCGATCCCGCCGACTTCCTCAAGTGACGCTCAGGCGGGCCGGCGTGCGGTGAACAGCGTGCGGGTGAAGGCGTAGTACACGCGCCCACCGGGGTAGGCGGCGTGGAGGCGTTCGCGGTAGGCGGCCAGGAACCGCCTCTGCCCGTCGTCGGTCAGGCGGCTGAGGTACGGCACGAGGGCGGTGCCTTTCGTCCAGTCGATCAGGCCGTCCGCGCCGCTCAGTACGACCGGGTAGACCTTGCTCAGGGCGGTGATGTCCGTGCCGCCCAGTTCGTCGAGCAGTTCGGCGTAGCGGGCGGGCGGCAGGACGGGGGACGCGCCGTGCGCGGTGCCGAAACGGGCGTACCCGCCCAGTTCGTCCTGGAAGTCCAGGGCGGTGTCGGTCAGGAGGCGGTGGCTGGGGTGGTCGTGGTTGGCGGGGACCTGCGCGGCCAGGACCCCACCGGGATTCAGGTGCGCCCACAGGTGCGCGAGCAGCGCGGGGTGATCCGGCACCCACTGCAGTGAGGCGTTCGCGTGGATCATGTCGTGCGTGCCGTCCAGGCGGCCCAGGTCGCCCTGCTGAAAGCGGAGGTTGGGGGCCTGCTGCGCCTGCGCCCGCTCCAGCATCTCGGCGCTCTGGTCGAGGCCGGTGACCTGCGCCTGCGGGAAGCGCCGCGCGAGTGTGAGGGTGTGTTCGCCCGTGCCGCAGCCCAGGTCGATGACGCTGGCGTAGGCCTGATCGGGAATCAGGGCGTGCAGGTCGCGGACGGGGGCGCTGCGGGCCTCGCGGAAGAGGTGGTACTGGTCGGGGTTCCACGTCATGGGCTCAGCGTAGACAGAGCAGACGGCCCGCTGTGCGTACCAGAGTGGTAACACTGTGTGCCGGAGCAGTGACGCAGCGAAACCCCGCCCGGCGGCAGGTGCGCGGGCAGGGAGCGATGTTCGGCGGGTGTCGTTACAGCAGGCGGGCGAGCGTGCCGCCCAGCAGCATCAGCAGCAGTACGCTGAGGATCGCGGTGAGCAGACGACCGGGTTGCGCGTGGGTGGGCTCGTCCCGATCGCGGCGGATCATAAAACCTCCGGTGGGACGGTGTGCACACGCCGTTCCACCCGAGCGGACGCGAGTGGGAGCAGGGCGGATGCCGGACGTGCAGTGGGCAGATCGGTGTGGTCCCGATCTGTCCACGAAGCAGACGGCATTCGTGTCACGCGGCCCGTCCAGGGTGCTGCGGGGTGGGGTGCTGGGGCGTGGGCTGCGGCGGGGCGGGGTGCAGGCTGCCCAGCGCGGCCTTCAGGTGCTTGTACACCTCGCGCTGAAGGTCCAGATCCTCGGGCAGTTCGTAGCGCAGCTGCTCCATGGCCTGCATCAGGTGCGCGCCGCCGGGCGTGCGTTCGTGGTCGGGGCGGGCCCAGTCGGGCAGTTCGGGCGTCTGGATGGGCTTGCGGCCCGCGTCGTCCCAGTCGGCCCAGGTCCTGGGCAGGTCGTACAGGTACCGGCCGATGCCGAAATGCACCGCACAGCGTTTCAGGGCGTCCGAGGAGGCGGCCTTCAGGGTGCCCAGGTCGCCCTCGGGGCCTCGCCGATGTCCTCGCGGGTGACGCCCAGGACGGTCAGGCGGCCCTTCACGGTGGGCTGGCGGGTGCCGGGGACAACCTCGATCTCGAAGCTCCACCCATCCGGGCAGATGGCGTCCAGGCGGTCCTGCACCGCGCGGGCGTCGATGTGCGCGAGCATCAGCGCGCGGCTGCGGTCCCGGCTGAAGGCGGCTGGTTTCCACGCCACCATGTGAGCGGGAAACGGGGCCTGAAGTCGTTTCTGAACATCGCTCAGTTTCATGCGTTTAGTTTATAACAGAATGGAATTACGGTCAAGACAGAATGACTCGCTGGTCGGAGAGAGGGGCGAACCAGCAGAAAGGCTAACCCAGCGCGACCTGGAACCCTGATGCTGGCGCTCACCTCCTCCCGCCGCCAGCGCGCCGCAGCCCTCTCATCGACAAGGGCACACACGCACCCCCCCCTCGTCCCCTAGCATGCTGGGCATGAGCCGCACGGCCACCGTCACCCGAACCACCAGCGAAACGGACATCACCGTCCAGCTCGACCTCGATACCACCAGCTACGAGCACCCACAGACCGGTCACGGCTTCCTGGACCACATGCTCGACGCCCTGGCCCGCCACGCCCGCATCGGCCTGACCGTCCGCGCGACCGGCGACCTGCACATCGAACCGCACCACCTCATCGAGGACACCGGCATCACCCTCGGACAGGCCCTCACGCAGGCCCTCGGGGACCGCAAGGGCATCGAACGGTACGGCAGCGCCTTCGTCCCCATGGACGAGACCCTCGCGCACGTCGTGCTGGACCTGTCGGGCCGCGCGCACCTCGCCTTCGAACCCGAGACGCTGAACGTCTGGGGCGACGCGGGCGGCATGACCCACTACCACCTGCGCGAATTCCTGCGCGGCCTGTGCAACCACGCGGGCATCACCCTGCACGTCCGCCTCCTCGCGGGCCGCGAGGCGCACCACGTCATCGAGGCCATCGTGAAAGCCGTCGCGCGCGCCCTGCGGGACGCCGTGCAGGTCACCTCCCAGACCATGCCCAGCACCAAGGGCAGCCTGTGACCGCCCCCGCCACCGACCGCCCCGAGGTCCTGCTGCTCGACTACGGCGCCGGCAACGTCCGCAGCGCCGCCAAGGCCCTCGAACGCGCGGGCATGACCGTGCGCGTCAGCAGCGACCCCGCCGACGTGCCCGGCGCCCGCGCCCTCGTGGTGCCCGGCCAGGGGCACTTCCGGCAGGTCATGGACGCCTTCGACCACAGCGGCTTCCGCCAGCCCGTCCTCGACGCTGCGCGGGGTGGCACGCCCATCCTGGGCATCTGCGTCGGCATGCAGATGCTTCTCGACGGCAGCGAGGAAGCGCCCGGCGTGCAGGGCCTCGGCCTGATCCCCGGCACCGTCCTGCGCTTTCCGCAGGACACCCAGCGCAAGGTGCCGCAGATGGGCTGGAACAGCCTCGACAAGGTCGGCGACAGCCCCCTCCTCAACGACCTCGCGTGCCCCGCGTACGCCTACTTCGTGCACTCCTACTACGTGCCCCTGACCGTCGATGTGGACGCGGGCGCCATCACCGAGTACGGCGTACCCTTCTGGGCCGCGTTCAGCCACGGCACCCTCCACGCCACGCAGTTCCACCCGGAAAAGAGCGGCGCGGTGGGTCTCGCCATCCTCGAACGCTTCCGCCGCAACGTCCTGGAGAACTGACGGCAGCATTCAGAGGTCTTGAAGGGGTTTCCCAAGACCTCTGAATCGAGCGGAGCGAGTATCTGAGAAGGACAGCGGTTGAAAGTGGAGCCCTGGGGCGTGCTCCTGGCCCCAGGGTGGAACTGGAACCCGCTGTGAGCGGGAACTGCAAGCCCACTGAGGGAAACTGCTCAACCCATCCGCCGGCTTCCCTCGGGCCCTGAGCGTCATATGGGATCAAATGGATTCCCAACCAGACAGCGCCACCCGGTGGTCCCCTCACCCTTCCGTCGCTTCGCTTCTCCCTCCCTCTCCCACAGGGAGAGGGCAAAACGGAACGCGATCACGTGGGAGGCGAGTCATTTGAATCTCGTATCAGCCGGACTGAGCCGCGCTCATCAGGTCGCTGGCCAGCTCAGCCGCGAGCAGGGGCCCGAGCAGGAAGCCCTTGCTGCTCAGGCCGGTCAGCCGCCACGGGCCGCCCTCCTGCGGTCCGGCGTTCAGGCCGGAGAGGCGCGTGCCGGTCCAGTGTCCGGTGACGCGCGCGCCGCGCAGGTCGGTCAGGGCGGCGCCCTTGCCGAGCAGCCAGCCCAGGGACGCCAGGGGCAACCCGTCCGGCGTCCAGGTGGCGGAGGGGGTCTCGAAGGTCGCGCCGAGCACCCCGCCGCGCGCGTCCGGGGCGAGGTACGCGCCGAAGCTGAGGGGGACGCGCGTCACGGCCCGGTCCAGGGTCAGGAGGGTGCCGCGCCGGTGCGTGGCGACCTCGCCGCGCCAGGTGACGCCGACCGAGCCGCCGCAAAACACCACGGCGTCCCCGCTCAGGGTGTCCCCGCCTGCCAGGGTGACGGTGCGGGCCGTCCAGTCCTGCGCGCGTCCGGTGACGACCGGCGCGCCGGACGCCTGCACGAGCGCGCGGGTGAAGGCGGGGCCGTCCACCCACCCGCCGTCCGGGAGGTGCAGGACGTGCCCCCAGCCGGGCGCCGGGGGTTCCGGCGCGTCTGCCGGGCTCAGCCACGCGTGGGGCAGCGCGGCGGGCAGGTTCCGTTCGAAGCGGGCGCGGGCGCGGTCGTCCGGGATGGGCCGCAGCACGCCCGACTGCGCGTGTGGGACCGCGTGCCCCGCCGCCTCGAGGTCGCTCAGGAGCGTCCACGTGAAGCGCATGCCGTCCAGCGCGCGGGCGTCCACGCCGCCCGACTGGCCGCGCACCGGGTTGATCAGGGCGCTGGGCACGTCGCTCGCGCGGTGCGCGCCTGCGTCCACGACCGTCACCTGCGCGCCCGCGCGGGCCAGGAAGTACGCGACCGACGCCCCCGCGATGCCCGCCCCGATCACGATGACGTGCATCAGCCCTCCCGCACGGCGCGCAGGCACTCGCGTTTACCGGGCGCGCCGGGGCGGCGGTCCACGCGCAGCCCGGCGGCCTCCAGCGAGCGGCGCACGTGCCCGGCAGCGCTGTACGTGCCCAGCACGCCGCCCGGCGCGAGGGTGTGGGCTAGTCGCGCCGTGAATGCCGGCGTCCACACGTCCGGATTGCGGCCCGGCGAGAAACCGTCCAGGTACAGCGCCGTCGCCCAGCCCGCGGGCAGATCGGCGGTCAGGACGTCCGCGAACGTGACGCGCAGGGTCGCGCCGCCCGCCGTGACCTCGATCTCACCGCTGCCGCCGCCCGATTCGGGCCACGCGTCCAGCAGTGCCCGCCACGCGGGGTGAGCCTCAGCCTCCCCGCCGCGCGCTACGTCCCGCAGCAGTTCACGGGGCGCCGGGTCGAACTCGAACGCGTGGTACGCCAGCGGGACGCCGCGCGCCGCGCAGCGGGCCAGGGTCGCGCGGGCGTTCACGCCCACCCCGAAGCCCACCTCCAGCACGCGCGGGGCGGGGTGCTCGTGCGTGCCGGTGCCCTCCACGAACACATGCCGCGCCTGCGACGCCGCGCCGTGCCGCGACCCGTACGCCTCGCCGAACCGGGCGTTCAGGGCGGTGCGCGACCCGTCCGGCGTGACCAGCACGTCACCCTGCGCCTCAGCGGAACCCTCACTCATGGGGCGCAGGATACCCGGCGGCGCGGTAGGGGAGGCCGGGGGTGGCCCGCTGACCGGGTGTACACTGGCCGCACCACAATCCCTGTTGCCCGCGTGCGTTCGCCGGTCGCTGCTGCCCGTCCCGGGGGTCTCCGGGAAAGGAATGGTGATCTTTCGTGCCTCACCGCATCGTGAGTCTGGCCGCGCACAGCGGCACCGGAAAGACGACGCTGGCCGAGGCCCTGCTGCACCGCAGCGGGGTCATTTCGCGTATGGGTCGCGTGGAGGACGGCACGACCCGCAGCGACCACACGGACGCGGAGAAGGCGCACGGCTTCTCGATCCAGACCGGGGTGCTGCGCCTGACCCACGAGGGCACGGACGTGACGGTGCTGGACACGCCGGGCTTCGCGGATTTCGTGCGGGAGATCCGCGGCGGCATCCGCGCGGCGGACAGTGTGCTCGTGCTCGTCAGCGCGGTGGGCGGCGTGGAGGTCGGCACCGAGCGCGCCTGGGCGACCGCCGACCGTTTCGGCATGCCGCGCGTGGTGGTCGTCAACCGCATGGACCGGGACCGGGCGGACTTCTTCACGGTCCTTGCGGACGTGCGGGCCAGCCTGAAGGGGCCGGTCGCGGCGGCGTTGCTGCCGGTGGGGGAGGGGCCGGACTTCCGGGGCGTGGTGAACGTCCTGACCGGCGAGGTGAGCCCCCCGCAGGAGCTGCCCCCCACCCTGACCGGCGCGCTGCGCGAGGCGCGGGACGCACTGCTCGACGCCATCGTGGAGACGGACGACGACCTGATGGGCCGCTACCTGGAGGGCGAACCCATCGGGGACGACGAGCTGGAGGCGGCGTACCTGCGGGCGGTGCACGCGGGCACCCTCTACCCGGTGCTGCCCGTCAGTGCCATGACCGGGGTGGGGCTGGACGCGCTGCTGCACCTGATGGTCACGGGGCTACGCAGCGCCCGCGAGCGCGGCCCGCTGACCGGCGTGGACGGCCAGACCCGCGAGCCTGCGCCGGACGCCCCCCTGAGCGCGCGGGTATGGCGGGTGTCCATCGACCCGTTCGTGGGCAAGGTCGCGTACATCCGCGTCTGGAGCGGCACGCTACGCCCCGGCGACACCCTGCGTAACACCTCGCAGGACCTGGACGTGCGCCCCATGCACCTGTACGTCCCGAACGGCAAGGACCTCACCGAGGTGCCCGAACTGCCCGCCGGGAGCATCGGCGTGCTGACCAAACTGCCGGACCTGCACGCCGGGGACACCCTGGCCGACCCCGATCAGCCCATCACGTACGACCCGCTGTGGCTGCCCGAACCGGTCCACACCGTCGCCATTCACCCCGCCACCCGCCAGGACGAGGACAAACTCGGCGCGGCCCTCGCGAAACTGCGCGAGGAGGACCCCACCCTCCACTACGCGCGCGAACCGCAGACCGGCGAGCAACTCCTGTCCGGCATGGGCGACATGCACCTGGGCATCGCCGTCGAGAAGCTGGCCGCGCAGGGCGTCACCGTGACCACCACCCCACCCCGCATCCCCTACCGCGAAACCATCCACGCGCCCGCCGAGGCGCAGGGTAAACACCGGAAACAGAGCGGCGGACACGGACAATATGGCGACTGCAAGATCCGCATCGAACCCGGCGAAGGCTTCGCCTTCCGCTCCGCCGTGGTGGGCGGCGCGATTCCCGGCAAATACATCCCCAGCATCGAGAAGGGCGTGCAGGACGCCATGCAGCGCGGCGCACTCGCCGGGTACCCCATGCAGGACGTCCAGGTCACCGTCCTGGACGGCAGTTACCACGACGTGGACAGCAGCGACATCGCCTTCCGCACCGCCGGGAGCCTCGCCCTGAAAAACGCCGTGGCGAACGCCCGCCCGGGCCTCCTCGAACCCGTCGTGCAACTGCGCGTCCGCGCCCCCGCCTCCTTCACCGGGGACCTCATCAGCGACCTGCAGACCCGCCGCGCCCGCGTGCAGGGCATGGACCCCGAAGGGACCGTCATCGTCGTCACCGCCCTCGTCCCGCAGGCTGAGCTCCAGACCTACAGCGCCGACCTGCGCTCCCTGACCGGCGACCGCGGCGCGTTCAGCCTCAAACCCCACGGGTACCAGCCCGTCCCGGAACCCCTCGCGAAGAAGATCATCGAGGCGCGGCAGGGCGAACTGGCTGGAGCGTAGGTCAGGGTCCCGGGTGAGGGAAGGTCTCCCGGATCACGCGGCCGTGCCGGAAGGTGGTGATCTGATCGCCGTACGGGACTCCGCCGATGACCGTCCAGGTGGTCGCGCGCAGCAGGGTTTCCACGTCGGTCAGGGGTTCGTCGGGCGGGCCGCGCAGCCACAGGAGGTCCGTGGCGCTCAGGCCGACGCTGGAGGCGCGGATGCGTTTGCTGAGGCTCAGGACGCTGTCGGGTGGAGGCGTGAAGCTCAGCGTGCGGTTCAGGTGCGTCTCGTCCAGGAAAGCGATCCGGAAGACCGTGCAGGACGGCACCTCCAGGCCCTGCCACCAGCGGGGGAGGGGACCGTTCCCGCTGCTGCTCGACACGGGTTCCGCCGGGTCCTGCGGTTCGAGGGTGAGAATGATGGCCTGCGGCGTCGCCTGCTCGCGGACGTGTCCGTTCACGCCGATCTCGACCATGCGTGGGCCGGTCTGCTCGACCTGCGTGACCCGGACCGGGGTGATCAGTGGAATGAGGTACTCGGTGGTGCTGCCCCCCCGGACGCAGCGCAGCGGGCCGCCGCCGTACACCCAGGCGTCCCGTCCGGCCAGCCGCGCCAGTGCCGACGGGAGGGTATCAGCCGGGGCGCGGCAGGCGACCAGCAGCGGCAGGAGGAGCAGCCAGGGGCGCATCGTCCAGGCATACCACCTCCTGTCCTGGGGCGCGTCCCACTTTGGGTGCGGCGGGGCGTAGCATCCGGGGCATGACTGAACCCGCCCGCCTGATTGCCGATCTGCGTTCCGATACCGTCACGACGCCCACGCCCGCCATGCGCGAGGCGATGGCGCAGGCGCCGGTGGGGGACGACGTGTACGGCGAGGACCCGACCGTGAACGAGTTGCAGGCGGAGGTAGCGCGCCTGACCGGGCACGAGGCGGGGCTGTTCATGCCGTCGGGGACGATGACGAATCAGGTGGCGATCGCGCTGCACACCCGGCGGGGCGAGGAGGTCATCTGTGCGGAGGGGTCGCACATCTACGAGTGGGAGCTGGGCATGATGGCGACCTTCAGTGGCGTGGTGCCGCGTTTCGTGCCCGCGCCGCTGGGCGTGCCCGCCCCGGAGGACGTGCGCGCCGCGATCCGCCGCAGCATTCATCAGTCGCCGAGCGGGCTGATCAGCCTGGAGAACACGCACAACAAGGCGGGTGGCACCGTGATCCCGCTGGACGTCCTGGCGGGCATCCGCGCGGTGGCGACCGAGGAGGGGCTGCCGCTGCATCTCGACGGCGCGCGGGTGGTGAACGCAGCGGTGGCGTTGGGGGTGCCGCTGCGGGACGTGACGGGCCTATTCGACACGGTCAGCGTGTGCCTCAGCAAGGGCCTGGGGGCGCCGGTGGGCAGCGTGCTCGTCGGGAGTGCCGCCCAGATGCGGCAGGCGCACCGCTACCGCAAGATGATGGGCGGCGGCATGCGGCAGGCGGGCGTGCTGGCCGCCGCCGCGCTCGTGGCCCTGCGCGAGGGCCCCGCGCGGCTGGCCGAGGATCACCGCCGCACCCGTGAACTGGCCGGGGCGCTGGTGAACGCGGGCTTCGACGTGAACCTGAACGCCGTGCAGACGAACATCATCTACGCCGCCGTGCCGGACGCCGCCGCGCACGCCGCCCGCTGGAGCGAGCAGGGGGTCCTGTGCAACGCGCTGGGCCCGGACAGCGTCCGCTTCGTGCTGCACCATCAGGTGGACGACGAGGCCCTGGCGGGCGCGATCCGCGTCCTGACCGCCTGACGCGCCGCGCCGGGGGCAGCTCGCGCCTCAACTTTCCGTTGACGCGCCGGTTGCCCCGCGCGCGGTAGGCTCGGGGGCATGACTGTGCCCGAGCCCCCGCCGATCAGTGTGCCGCCCGCTCCCCCTGCTGCGCCCGACGGGGTGCGGGCGGTCAGCGGGAACCGGGCGGCGCTGGCGCTGCTGGTGGTGCAGAACGTGGCCTCGGCGCTGCTGGTCGCGGCGGGGCTGCCGCTGGGCACCGCGCTGCTGGGTACCTTCGCCGTGGTGGTGCTCGTCGGGCTGACCCTCTTCCGGGGTACGGTGGGCGCCCTGTTCCGCGATTCGCGCTGGCGCACGCCGCCGTCCTGGGGGGTGGCGCTCGCGGCGTTCGCGCTGGCGTTCCTGGCGTCGCGGGCGTTCGTGCTGGCATTCGTGACGCTCGTGCCGTCGTCCGCGAACGCGGTGCCGCAGTTCCTGAGCCAGGGGTCGGACGTGTGGGTGCTGCTGCTGGCGGCGGGCATCCTGATCCCCGTGGCCGAGGAGGTGGCCTTCCGGGGCCTGCTCATGCGCGGGCACGAGCGGGCGGCAGGCTTCACGGTCGCGGCGCTGACGAGCACGCTGGTGTTCTCGCTGGCGCACGGCGTGCCCGCCAGCATCGTGGGCATCCTGCCGCTGGCGTACGTGCTGGCGCGGGTGGTGCAGCATACCGGCAGCCTGTGGAACAGCGTGATCGTGCACGCGCTGAACAACACCATCGCGGTGGCGCTGGGCAGCCTGCTGGCGGGCCGTCTGCCCCAGGACACCGGGCAGGCGACGGAACTCCTGAAGAACGAGGCGCTGCGCCTGCCGCTGGCCGGGGGCGCGGCGCTGTTCGGGACGGTGGTGTTCGTCGTGCTGCACCTGTGGCTCACGCCGAAGGCCGATCCGCAGGTGCGCAGTGCGCCCGGTCCCTGGCTGAGCGGCGCGTTCGTGGTGATGCTGCTGTTCGGGCTGGGTGCCGCGGCCCTGACCGTGCCGGGCGTGACGCAGTGGATCACGGACCTGCGCGGGGCGCTGCGGTGACCGATCCGGCCCGGCAGGGCCTGTGGGCGCGGCTGCGGGCCTTCGCCCGCTACCTGAAGGCGGAACTGCTCGCCCTGAGCCTCGCGGCGCGCGACCCGCGCACGCCCTGGTACGCGCGGGTGTGGGCGCTGCTGGTCCTCGCGTACGCCCTGAGTCCCATCGACCTGATCCCGGACTTCATCCCGGTTCTGGGACAGCTGGACGACCTGCTGCTCGTCCCGGCGGGGTTGTGGGTGGCGCTGCGCCTGATTCCGCCCGGGGTGCTCGCGGACGCCCGGCGGGAGGCGGCGGCGCATC encodes:
- the hrpB gene encoding ATP-dependent helicase HrpB yields the protein MRGVKLPIEEVTGEVRAALAAHPLVVVQAPPGAGKSTGLPLALLDEPWLAGQGVVMLQPRRVAARAVASRLAEGLGEEVGGTVGYRVRFDSRVSAATRLEVVTEGILTRRLQRDPELSGVGLVILDEFHERSLNADLALALLREVQGALRDDLRVLVMSATLDPALPGRLGAPLVESAGRAYPVDVRYLPTDPVGRVEELVARQVRAALDAEPGDVLAFLPGVREIRAAAALLSGVDAVVLPLYGDLPVREQARALRPDPDGRRKVVLATSIAETSLTIDGVRVVVDGGLSRTQAFDPATGLTRMVTGRVTRDAATQRAGRAGRTAPGVAYRLWSERTQPLLPAARAPEVLDSDLAPLTLELAQWGVTDPATLHWLDVPPERRVQTARDVLQGLGALDDAGRVTPEGARLLDFPTHPRVSHLLTTPGDPALAADVAALLEERDPLPNGSGADLTDRARALRAWRRKDHSGGDVAVLERVERLSRQWRTLLKVRPDDRDPDPFAVGALVARAYPERAALAREETSGLRRGRFLLAGGQGAALPEGDALAGARALAVAHLDAAQAEGRIFLAAPLDPAALDAGAAWVDAVRWDARTGTLVAQRERRFGALVLETRPLRDLPAAARVDALAAAIRDEGLHLLTFSPDAQALRDRVESVRAWRSPSAGSTEDWPDLSDAALLGTLEHWLGPHLDGVRSRDDLARVNLLPALQARLPWPLPARLDELAPTHLTVPTGSRVRLTYRPGEAPILAVKLQELFGLADTPSVNEGRTPVLLHLLSPAGRPVQVTQDLRSFWNSSYFEVRKDLRGRYPKHPWPDDPWTHAPMKGTKKRGV
- a CDS encoding class I SAM-dependent methyltransferase, translated to MGARRDALIAALYGPVGWPRARRVVERLRVHLPPGGSLLDLGAGTGHTGVLLARQGWAVTLADAPPHPGAWGQRLIAQPAARHLARQAGLRRVLTPGPLPFPDAHFDTVLLAFVLHHCPDPPGVLREAARVARRRVLVLEDVTGDGQRPGRLARVLDALVNLEAGHPHAQRSDADWLRLFGALHLTVHARERWTSREIGVPTGHVLYDLRPAGP
- a CDS encoding methyltransferase domain-containing protein, producing the protein MTWNPDQYHLFREARSAPVRDLHALIPDQAYASVIDLGCGTGEHTLTLARRFPQAQVTGLDQSAEMLERAQAQQAPNLRFQQGDLGRLDGTHDMIHANASLQWVPDHPALLAHLWAHLNPGGVLAAQVPANHDHPSHRLLTDTALDFQDELGGYARFGTAHGASPVLPPARYAELLDELGGTDITALSKVYPVVLSGADGLIDWTKGTALVPYLSRLTDDGQRRFLAAYRERLHAAYPGGRVYYAFTRTLFTARRPA
- the hisB gene encoding imidazoleglycerol-phosphate dehydratase HisB gives rise to the protein MSRTATVTRTTSETDITVQLDLDTTSYEHPQTGHGFLDHMLDALARHARIGLTVRATGDLHIEPHHLIEDTGITLGQALTQALGDRKGIERYGSAFVPMDETLAHVVLDLSGRAHLAFEPETLNVWGDAGGMTHYHLREFLRGLCNHAGITLHVRLLAGREAHHVIEAIVKAVARALRDAVQVTSQTMPSTKGSL
- the hisH gene encoding imidazole glycerol phosphate synthase subunit HisH; its protein translation is MTAPATDRPEVLLLDYGAGNVRSAAKALERAGMTVRVSSDPADVPGARALVVPGQGHFRQVMDAFDHSGFRQPVLDAARGGTPILGICVGMQMLLDGSEEAPGVQGLGLIPGTVLRFPQDTQRKVPQMGWNSLDKVGDSPLLNDLACPAYAYFVHSYYVPLTVDVDAGAITEYGVPFWAAFSHGTLHATQFHPEKSGAVGLAILERFRRNVLEN
- a CDS encoding NAD(P)/FAD-dependent oxidoreductase, whose protein sequence is MHVIVIGAGIAGASVAYFLARAGAQVTVVDAGAHRASDVPSALINPVRGQSGGVDARALDGMRFTWTLLSDLEAAGHAVPHAQSGVLRPIPDDRARARFERNLPAALPHAWLSPADAPEPPAPGWGHVLHLPDGGWVDGPAFTRALVQASGAPVVTGRAQDWTARTVTLAGGDTLSGDAVVFCGGSVGVTWRGEVATHRRGTLLTLDRAVTRVPLSFGAYLAPDARGGVLGATFETPSATWTPDGLPLASLGWLLGKGAALTDLRGARVTGHWTGTRLSGLNAGPQEGGPWRLTGLSSKGFLLGPLLAAELASDLMSAAQSG